A segment of the Mycobacteriales bacterium genome:
CGATGGCCTACCTGCTCGATCCCGCTGCGGAGCGGATCGGCGCAATTCTCGACCTGATCCGGGAGAGCGATCCGCTCGCGGAAGAGCGGCGCGATCTGAAGCGCTACCTGCTCGGCCCGGCCGAGCCGGACGCGATGACCCGCTTCGGGCTCGCGGTCGATGCGGCGTACGAAGCGGCGGTCGTGATGGCTCCGGTGCGGGTGGCGGCCGGTCGCGAGTAGCCGCGGTCACGCAGTTTCCGTCACACCTTCGTGCGGGTCCCCTTCACCAGGCCACTCGCGACCCATGGCGACAACGGCGTGCGCAACCGGTGTTCCGGCGCCGGCCGTGCCCGTGCCTTGGCCGCGATGACCGCCGTAAGAGCGGCCAGCTCGGCCTCGTCCGGTACACCGCCGCGCACGATCCGAAGCTCCGTCATGGCTGGCTCACAGCGGGATGTTGCCGTGCTTCTTGGGCGGCAAGGACTCCCGCTTGGTCCGCAACAGCCGGAGCGCTTGGATCACCTCGGCGCGGGTCGCCGATGGCTTGATCACCGCGTCGATGTAGCCGCGCTCAGCGGCGATGTAGGGGTTCGCGAAGTGGTCCTCGTAGTCGGCGATCAGCTCGGCCCGTCTCGCTTCCGGGTCCGCCACATCCGCGAGATCGCGGCGATGCAGGATGTTGACCGCTCCCTGGGCGCCCATCACGGCGATCTCGGCCGACGGCCAGGCGAGGTTGATGTCGGCACGCAGATGCTTGGATCCCATGACGTCGTACGCCCCGCCGTACGCCTTGCGCGTGATGATGGTCACCTTCGGGACGGTCGCCTCGGCGTAGGCGTAGAGCAGTTTCGCGCCGCGCCGGATGATGCCGTTCCACTCCTGGGCGGTGCCGGGCAGGAAGCCGGGTACGTCGACGAAGGTCAGCACCGGCAGGTTGAATGCGTCACAGGTGCGTACGAACCGCGCGGCCTTCTCGGACGCGTCGATGTCGAGCGTTCCCGCGAAGTGCATGGGTTGGTTGGCGACAATGCCCAGTGCATGGCCGTCGATTCGCGCGAACCCGCAGACGATGTTGGGCGCGAACAGCGCATGCGACTGAAGGAACTCACCGTCGTCGACCACGTGCTCGATGACCGTCGTGATGTCGTAGGGCTGGTTGGACGAGTCGGGAATGAAGCCGTCGAGGAACCCGTCGGGTTCGAGCTC
Coding sequences within it:
- a CDS encoding acyl-CoA carboxylase epsilon subunit: MTELRIVRGGVPDEAELAALTAVIAAKARARPAPEHRLRTPLSPWVASGLVKGTRTKV